The sequence GTATGTATTGTAGAAGAAGTCTGCTATTGCTGTTTGCGTAGAAATTGTTGAAATTCATGTGTTTAAGTATAAATTGTTAAcgatttattgttaaatatttgtataaagcGGCTAATAAAGAGACAAAGCTCAAAGCCAGCCTACTAATGGGTTTAGTATTTAGTTTTTGCCCGTTCACTTGTTGGCTATTATTATGGCCGCGAAAGAGTTATAGCCTTTTAAACTTAatcatataatttaatttttcgaaattatgagtaataagaaatttttatttttaaatgttgattTCATAATGGCtgtttttcatttcttaatattttcatGGAGAGTCCGATTTTAGCTACATGTCTGATTTAGTGATGTCAAAATctctctttaaataaaaaaattcataataatactGCACAATgaacaacattttttgtatttgtttattttataaaattatacattaCACTTTAAATGTTTCAACCAAATTTCCACGAAATTTAAATTGCTTACAAAAATGTCCACTTGCGAATGTGCAAACGTAATCCAAGTATATCAAAAAGTCGTCTTTGATCAATTAGTTTAGAAATCacaaaaattcatgttttttcctATGGGACCGTACATACTAGAgattccaaaaaaccgaagaatttcaaaacagcggtttcggttttaaaaaaaatgaaaaccgatcggtttcggtcggttttgtgttaatttattaaatatctggtgttatagaaacaaaatccgttgataatataggaaaagctaataaattttaaactcaaactTTATGGGGTATTCAAGGGGATAATGAaaattggtacattttctttgaatggtacttttttaatatattaaattacttagcttatatacattaaagttgaatgatatgcttctcagtaaagaaataatcaagattAGGGGGCtcaattgtattatgataccaaaaatggagaactaaaccaaactaaggagtactttttcgttcttcaaaatggtactttttgaattttctataatattgaatCTATAATCAATaaattactttgatttcaaacgttatcttctaattgtacttttttattatattaaattattttacttatgtacataatagttggtaatagtactatttctttattgtaatagtacttttggaatattttataataataaacctaaaaattagacacacgcgattctgaatgagttagaattcGCAAAAAGTGACTTAAGTGGtacatttcttttgcattttcaataataatgggcccagaaatatgaaattatgcattcatgatgctgagtgggaatacaaaatgtgtttctttaggtaccgtgaaatagctcccaatgaaataactccctatgaaataattcccatcaaaaattaaataattaccaaaattaaaaaatgaaataactaccaaagggtaaaatgaaattactcccaataatcggcggtttcataattttaaaaatattactcccaaaaaagcgaaataacttctaatgaaataaatcccaatagaaatgaaataattcccattccgaagcaatttatttaaacattttttgcattgcgggcgtatggcgtagcgcaaagttttactcctcttcttagcgaagccagtttttgatacactgcagaggagaaaaccttagcgcgcGTCCGAAGgcaagaaatacaaaaaacttttctgagtgaagacagtttttgatatttatgggttttgcttttgcaaagtagaacccaacaaaaatgaaataactccaaatacagtgaaataacttcTAATTCCCacaataatatgaaataaaactcaacaaaaatttcaatgggagttattgcattatgaaataattcccaacaaaaaattatgaaataactccctatgcgttgggagttgtttcataatgaaataagtcctaagttgtatgaaaaatttgttgaaaaattctaataatacgTTTCAAATGATCTAGAATCCACATTACAATGACCCAATAAACTTGAAATTAGAGACAAGTTATCCTGAATTATTAGTAATTCACAAAGGgggacttaatagtactatttctttcttctaattggggtggcgaagcgcaccgggtcagtactccatatttgaaaataactaagtcTTTGTTAAAACCACTTtgcatcttttttttaaattaaaaaaatcaacagtATTAGTTTTTTagcacttttttttgttttgaaatttttacttttttgatgatattggcctttttttagcatattttagacatttgtatattttttaattctcgtaattttatatttatttatcttaactcatatttaattattttctccaATTGTTTGcgactaaaattttttacacaaaaaagtaaaagtcaAATCTTATAAGAACTTCCCAAAACtcgtattatttatttatttattatttgaaaatatagtaATTAAAAACTAACTGTGTTGCTCTTGTTAACATTGAAATCTCTAATTTAGGTTCATATCTCTTAATCTCTTAACATAGAActcatataaaacttaatatttataaataatttattctgCTGTTACCAATCATGTCCATGTTCATGGCCTCCACCTCCTCCTCCTCCACCACTACTTTTCTTTTCGGATTTTTTCCATTTCTTCTTCTCACCCTCGCCCTTCTTATGACCACTATCATCTTCGCTgccccattttttattttcctcgTGTTTGTTTTTATGTCCTTTGTGACCCTTCTTCTTGTGTCCCTTATGACCATGATCTTTTTTGCCGTATTTTTCTTCATGTTCGGATTTCTTTTTCCCCGCTTTTTTATACTTGTCGCcttttttgtgttgtttgcCTTCTTCATATTTACCACCTTTCTCTTCCTCGCCCTCAGCATGCTTTTCATCATAGTATTTCTTTTCCTTTTTGTCTTCGTctaatttgtgaacattatGTTTACCTTTGATGGAATGACCCTTTTTATAGGAACCCTGATCTTGGAACTCATGGCCCTTCTCGCCTTTTTCTCCTTTCTTGTGTTTTTTGTGATGTTCAGAGCCTTTTTTATGTTTCTCTTCATGACCATGCTCCTCTTCCTCTTCGCCCTTTTTGCCTTCTTTTTCATGATGTCCTTTTTCACCTTTGGCATGTTCCTCTTCTTTTTTTTGATGTTTCTTGCTCTTTTCTCCCTTTTCAGCTTTGTGCTCACTTTCTTTTTCCTCACTAGACTCGGACTCGTAACTTTCTTCCTTTTCTGATTTTTCGTGTTTCTTAGATTCTGCTACAATAAGATCCTCTTCTCCATAGGATTGCAATGCATAGGAGGGTTGGGCTATTAAATCTTCAATATTGTGTTGAGTTATTTTCGGTTGTATTGAGAGTGCTGTGGCCGTAGATTGCACAGGATTCCATATTAGAAATATTATCAAAATACAGCTCCACATCAGTGCTAAATGCACCATTTTATCGGTTTAGGAATGCTTTACTAGTTTGTATTGACGTTTCTTTGAGACAATTAACAATGTATGATTTATTGTTTACAGTTTACAGcctttttatggaaatttttctTCAGCGGTTTCTTTGTTATAGTTGACTGATTGTGTGATTTGAATTTAG comes from Calliphora vicina chromosome 2, idCalVici1.1, whole genome shotgun sequence and encodes:
- the LOC135952678 gene encoding ABC transporter F family member 4; amino-acid sequence: MVHLALMWSCILIIFLIWNPVQSTATALSIQPKITQHNIEDLIAQPSYALQSYGEEDLIVAESKKHEKSEKEESYESESSEEKESEHKAEKGEKSKKHQKKEEEHAKGEKGHHEKEGKKGEEEEEHGHEEKHKKGSEHHKKHKKGEKGEKGHEFQDQGSYKKGHSIKGKHNVHKLDEDKKEKKYYDEKHAEGEEEKGGKYEEGKQHKKGDKYKKAGKKKSEHEEKYGKKDHGHKGHKKKGHKGHKNKHEENKKWGSEDDSGHKKGEGEKKKWKKSEKKSSGGGGGGGGHEHGHDW